From the genome of Perca flavescens isolate YP-PL-M2 chromosome 1, PFLA_1.0, whole genome shotgun sequence, one region includes:
- the LOC114549288 gene encoding trace amine-associated receptor 13c, whose product MTALLPNVTVPGSTAVLLPTTDCLFNLTAAAQAGLGSGQSLAPLCTLCCCGFLNRTLAVVFMVSLAFAIVVGNVITLTVFVQTRQSRTPQGYLKVSLAIADMMVGVLVVPFSVYTEISLMVTSSPPIWYQGSSTSPATSSSFGGLVSPWQPCMLIGPVFAGCTFVSISTIFLMTLERSVAILWPLHKDALVTRRRTLLLILLSWAASFLLALAPLIFSSNFTLEYNECSRMCNYSPLLFGSQLPPDANILLLFPAFDFTLLGGTLAVNIVSFTSIRQYSRKRKLLSEGSLSDAGGGAGGCSHRPSFSDIKAAKTIGILTFAFTASFSPIAVFVLGNVVGYTWCNFSFFAFWILTGNSCCNVIIYSVRDHRFRKGVSLLFQRDHSLPHGEKS is encoded by the exons ATGACTGCTCTGCTTCCCAACGTCACTGTTCCTGGAAGTACAGCAGTTCTGCTGCCGACTACAGACTGTCTGTTTAACCTGACTGCAGCTGCTCAGGCAGGACTCGGTTCAGGCCAGTCACTGGCCCCTCTCTGCACCCTGTGTTGCTGTGGATTTCTAAATCGTACTTTGGCAGTGGTGTTCATGGTCAGCCTGGCATTTGCCATCGTGGTTGGAAATGTGATCACCCTCACTGTCTTTGTGCAAACAAGGCAGTCCCGAACACCACAGGGATACCTGAAAG TGTCTCTGGCCATAGCAGACATGATGGTCGGTGTCCTCGTGGTCCCTTTCTCCGTCTACACTGAGATTTCTCTGATGGTGACCAGCTCACCTCCTATTTGGTACCAGGGTAGTTCTACTTCCCCAGCCACCTCCAGTTCTTTCGGGGGACTGGTGAGTCCTTGGCAGccctgcatgctgattggcccTGTGTTTGCTGGATGCACCTTTGTCTCCATCAGCACCATCTTCCTCATGACACTGGAGCGAAGCGTGGCCATCCTGTGGCCACTCCACAAGGACGCCTTGGTGACCCGGAGACGAACTCTGCTTCTCATCCTGCTCTCCTGGGCTGCCAGCTTCCTGCTGGCTCTTGCACCCCTCATCTTCAGCAGCAACTTCACTTTGGAGTACAATGAGTGCAGTCGTATGTGTAACTACTCCCCACTATTGTTCGGAAGCCAGCTGCCACCTGATGCCAACATTTTGCTGTTATTCCCAGCATTTGACTTCACACTGCTCGGTGGCACATTAGCAGTAAACATTGTGTCTTTCACTAGCATCCGACAGTACTCCCGAAAACGCAAACTGCTTTCAGAGGGGAGTCTGAGTGACGCAGGGGGAGGAGCGGGAGGGTGCTCTCACAGGCCCTCCTTTTCAGACATCAAAGCTGCCAAGACAATTGGCATACTTACATTCGCCTTCACAGCATCCTTCTCTCCCATCGCAGTGTTTGTGCTCGGGAACGTGGTGGGATACACCTGGTGTAACTTTTCCTTTTTTGCCTTCTGGATCCTGACAGGAAACAGTTGCTGTAATGTAATTATCTACAGTGTTAGGGACCATCGCTTTAGGAAGGGTGTGAGCTTGCTCTTTCAGCGAGACCACTCCCTTCCACATGGCGAGAAGTCCTGA